The Sphingomonas sanguinis nucleotide sequence CGTGGTGTCGGCCTGTGTCGGCGGCATCATCCGCGACGTGATCGCGGGCGAACCGTCGATCCTGATGCGGCCGGAGCTGTATGTGACGGCGGCGGCGCTGTCCTCGACCAGCTATGTCATCCTGATGCAGCTCGGGGTGCCGGGCGCCGGGCCGATCGCGGCGCTGGCCGGGTTCGTGCTGCGCGGGGCGGCGATCCGGTATCGGATCGCGCTGCCCGCCTATCCGGCGAAGGGGTGGGATAGGGGGTAGGCGTTAAGGCGTGGCCTTCGACTTCGCTCAGGCTGAACGGATGTTTGTATCCCGTCCCAACCGCCGTTCAGGCTGAGCGAAGTCGAAGCCCAAGGGAATCCCCTCACCGCCCCAGCATCAACTCCGGCCGCACCACCCGGTCGAACGTCGCCTCGTCGACCAGCCCCAGCTCCAGCCCGGCCTCCTTCAACGTCTGTCCCTTCTGGTGCGCGTGCTTGGCGATCTTGGCGGCGTTGTCGTAACCGATCTCGGGCGCCAGCGCCGTCACCAGCATCAGCGAACGGTCGAGCAGCTCGGTGATCCGGTCGCGATTGACCGTCATCCCCTCGACCGTCCGCTCGGCGAAACTCTCCATGCCGACCGACAGCAAGTGGATCGAGCGCAGCACGTTCGCCCCGATCAGCGGCTTGAAGACGTTCAGCTCCAGATGCCCCTGAAGCCCGCCGACCGTGACGGCGGCATTGTTGCCGATCACCTGCGCGGCAACCATGGTCAGCATCTCGCACTGGGTCGGATTGACCTTGCCCGGCATGATCGAACTGCCCGGCTCGTTGGCCGGCAGTTCCAGCTCGCCCAGCCCCGAGCGCGGGCCGGAGCCCAGCAAACGGATGTCGTTGGCGATCTTGGTCAGCGCCACCGCCAGGACATTCAGCGTCCCATGCAGGTCGACCAGCCCGTCATTGCTGGCCAGCGCCTCGAACTTGTTGGGCGCGGTCACGAAATCGAGACCGGTCGCCTCGGCGATCTCCGCCGCGATCGCCTCGGCAAAGCCGTTCGGCGCGTTCAGCCCGGTGCCGACCGCCGTCCCTCCCTGCGCCAGCGGCAGGATGTTGCGGTGGAGCGTCCCCTCGATCCGGTCGCGGGCATTGGCGAGTTGCTGCACATAGCCCGAAAACTCCTGGCCCAGGGTCAGCGGGGTCGCGTCCTGCAAATGGGTGCGGCCGATCTTGACGATCGAATCCCAGTCCTTCGCCTTGGCCTCCAGCGCGGCATGGAGCCGGTCGAGTGCGGGGAAAAGCTGCTTCGTCACGGCAATCGCGGCGGCGACATGCAGCGCGGTCGGGAAAGTGTCGTTGGAGGACTGGCCGCGATTCACATCGTCATTGGGATGGACCGGCGACTTACCGCCGCGCGTACCGGTCAGCGTCTCGTTGGCGCGGCCCGCAATCACCTCGTTCGCGTTCATGTTGGACTGGGTGCCCGAGCCGGTCTGCCAGATGACGAGCGGGAACTGGTCGTCGTGCCGCCCGTCGATCACCTCCTGCGCCGCCGCCTCGATCGCATCGGCCTTGTCCGCTGCCAGGCCATGGGCGCG carries:
- the fumC gene encoding class II fumarate hydratase; the protein is MTQNATTRTETDSIGPIEVPASAYWGAQTERSLENFPFGAREQMPIGIVHALAIVKKAAARINRAHGLAADKADAIEAAAQEVIDGRHDDQFPLVIWQTGSGTQSNMNANEVIAGRANETLTGTRGGKSPVHPNDDVNRGQSSNDTFPTALHVAAAIAVTKQLFPALDRLHAALEAKAKDWDSIVKIGRTHLQDATPLTLGQEFSGYVQQLANARDRIEGTLHRNILPLAQGGTAVGTGLNAPNGFAEAIAAEIAEATGLDFVTAPNKFEALASNDGLVDLHGTLNVLAVALTKIANDIRLLGSGPRSGLGELELPANEPGSSIMPGKVNPTQCEMLTMVAAQVIGNNAAVTVGGLQGHLELNVFKPLIGANVLRSIHLLSVGMESFAERTVEGMTVNRDRITELLDRSLMLVTALAPEIGYDNAAKIAKHAHQKGQTLKEAGLELGLVDEATFDRVVRPELMLGR